A segment of the Zingiber officinale cultivar Zhangliang chromosome 8B, Zo_v1.1, whole genome shotgun sequence genome:
GGCCCCTCCTCCGCAATTGGCGTTACGAGTGGACAAGAGGTGGGACCCAATTTTCGCCGACCAGCGAGGGTGTTAGCGCGGTTGTCAGTTGTGAAAAGCTACGCCTCTGCGCGTGTGCCTTTTTTCTACATTTGCTTCTAAATCCTAGATCTTAATGTTTCATTTCAGTTATTGCTTCTCTTAATATTTTTGAATGCTTTATTATTTCAGATATCTCGAAGTTGTTGGTCAAATAGTTACACGTGTTCCTGCACAACTATGGTTAATATTTTCCATCAGATATTCGTGTAGGACTAGGATTAGTTGATGCAAGATGCATTACTGAGTTTTTTTAGTTCTTAAAGAATTGATTGTAATTTTTCATCACGGATAGGTTTTTGTTGTTTTCTTATCCAGCTCTTGTTTTGGTTGTGTGCATATCTAGTTTCCTTGGTGATCTCGTACACATGCAACAATGCTTGGGTCCAAAAGTTAAGCTTTCCTGTCTCATCTGCTACATTGGTGAATTGCTTATGTTAGTTGTGTTTTGCAGTTTTACCACTGGAGCTTGATTATAGACTCAAAAACCATTTGCTCTTCTCAAGAAATTTAAATAGAGTATGGTACTCTTAAACTGCATATGCGCCACCATGAAGTTGAGCTGTATGTTCCCTCCTCCAATTCTCTTGATGTTAACCGAGTTACTATATTGCAGTATTGTTTTATCATTACATGGTGTACTCTTGTATTAGTTTCCATTTCAAGCCCAAAACATGTCTGGTTGTTGAGAACAATGTCAGTTGATGAAAGTGGCAAAGTTGTAAACTTTGACTACAATAAACGGTATGTTGGATCATGTTCTGTAGGAGCTGCCGCTATTATTTTATTCTACAAGTAAGCAATTTTGTTGTTGATTCACCAACAATCAAGTTGCGCATTTTGCTGGTCTGGGATACAATGCTGCTACCTGTATTCTTTATTAACGATGGAATTCAAAATTGCAGCTTCCAATATATACCATTAAAGTAGCATGTGGGGGTAACCACCATCTGTTACCAAGCTATTGCTACAGATCATTTGTGGGTAAGATGAAACgtaaatatataaaatatgtttgtttgattttttttttaaaaaaagaggtTAGAGGAAATGCTACTGAATTCTATTCAACTCTACATTTGTTGGTTTTATTGGAATGCTGCTTATTTGAGTATTGTTTATTTACAGTTGATGTTTTGCAAATGAGtttcaattattattttttttaaaaaggagtTTGCATGGATTACGAGTACCACGTAATTTTCTTATTAGAGGCCATAGTAGATACAATAAAATGTGTTTCTACTTCTCACGTTGTTACAGTGTATTGTGGAAATGACTATTTTACATGTCCCTCAATGTATTagtaaaatgagaaaaaaatatagaagaaAAGATCCAATCACTTCAAGCATCATTCTATAATCAGCTGCCTCCATCAATTCATTAATAATCAACAGTTATTCGAGCTTCATGgtgacaaaagatgaatacgttcgtccccAGTTCCCTCGTCAACCTGTCTCAGGGCTaatacggagaaggtaaatcatgggcgactactagtctttggaatagtgactagcacataagagagatATTTACTTCGGCTATGTCGAAATTCGAACCTCATACCTCATGGTGACAATATTTCATGAGCTTCATACTTCATATGACAATTTACAAAGGACGTACGGAGATTTTTGAATTGATCAAAAGTGCATACTATTTTAGTATTTATCAAATGACACACTTAGTTATATGTTTTTTCCATTCTACCCCTCCTGATAAATCTAAGTTTttctctttctattttttttttgtttttttatctcttcttttttctttctcCTATACATGCAACCACTCTTATCTTTCCTCACCTCTCgtgtctttcttctttcttttgcaTGCATGTATGTATAACGTGGATCTGATATGCAAATTTTATCATGCCCACGACATTTAGGGCTTAGCTGATTTTTtcgataacattttaatacctcCAGAGAAGCCGAAATAAGTAATGGAGGGTATCATTCGACTCCTTACGATCTCAGAAATCCACATGACTTGAAATTATTACAATCTGAGGTCTAGGTCGATCAATGatttttgaccgaaatccacggACCTGGACAGGTCTGATTGGATCCATTTCAGGTCTTGTAGATTTCTTAGGTTGTAAGGAGTCCAACGATGCCCTCCATTGCTTATTTAGTCTTCTCCGGAGGTAGTAAAATATTATCAGAAGAATCAACCCAATGTGGGTATGATATGTAATCATATTAGGCCCAGAtccatatcaggctcacgttgaGCTGATTCTTCCGataatattttaacatctttgGAGAAGCGGAAATAAGTAATGGAGGGCATTATTGGActtcttgtaattttagaaatctacaggAGATCCAATAGGACCTatttaggtccatcaatggattttgatcaaaatttactAATCAACCTAGAGATTTCAGATTGTAGCAGTTTCAGGTCatgtggatttctgatgttgcaaggagtccaatggtgtcctccattgtttatttcggATTCTCcggaggtgttaaaatattattgaaaaaattaactaaatcctAAGCGTCGTGGATATGATATGATTTGCATATCATATCCACGTTATGTATACAAAAGAGAGAGAAAAGGTAAGGTAAGGTAAAAGAGGCTACATATATATAGGAGAGAAGaaggcaaaaaaaaaagagagttagATTTATCATGAGGAGTAGAATGGGAAGAGCACATAATTGACTATATCTTTTCATAAATACTAAAACAATGTACAccttttaattaattcagaaatttACGTATACCCTTTAGTAAATTGCCGTACTTCATATTTTATACTAATGATTaattgtattaaaaaaaattctattgtCCTATGTACGTGATCTATCTGTATGTTCCTTTCTCACTAATCATGTTATAGCTTATAAAAAATAGTCCCAATAACAAACATCCTTCAAAATAACAATTGCTTTTAGTACTGATGCTGACACGTGCATGAATGTTGAATTTCACTGTAACCCACCAAAGACacctttcttttattttatattatccaAATGGCCAAGcaacttaaaattttatatctTCTGCTctaactttccatctgcctgcaTCTATGAATAGCTAATGGGAAAATTACAGTCTTCGCTTTTGGCtaccattttattttattttatcaaggtGTGGATGTTTTGTATCACTTTACCTCTATATGATTTAATTTCCATTTTACCCTGCTCTCTCTTTCATTTACGCTGCAGGGGTCCTGCTAATTAGTTACATGTATACCAATCTATTTGAATTAATTCACTTAACTCCATTTTTCTCAAATCCCAACGTCTGCCTTGGATAGGCATCCACTTGTTATGACGCCTCTCATCTATTTAATTAGTTATTTACCTATTCTGCTACTCCATTATCATCTGCTTATTTTTTTACACTGCATTTTTATCctctaatattatttaattttctaatgAATCCATTCATTAATATTTGTTTGAAAGTTCATGTTAGCCAATAACCTAATACGAAATCCTCACCTTTTTTTCAACCCGACTTAGAAACGACTTTAGCTGGCTTtggaaattatatagagaattaaGGATAGtgtatattgaattaattaaggatGTGTACGAGAATGTAATGACAAGTGAAGATCTGATTAACCGAAACATTTTTcataaagataggattacatcaagggttaactctaagtctctatctttttacattaatcatGATGAATTCATTGGACACATCCAAGATACAGTATCGCATTGTATGttatttgtagatgatattattttggtagatgagacacgtgaagtaGTAACTGTTAAACTCGAATTTTGACGAGAAATGCTAGAAGTGAAAAGTTTTAGGCTTACTAGAGTAAAGAcggaatatataaaatttaagtttaacaatattagacataatgaaatagttattaagataggagataaCTCGTATAtgagttttaagtatttaggatcattttttaaaaatgatggAGGGTttaagagagatgtcttacatagaatataagtGAGATGGTTAAAATAGAAGAGAGCGTTAAGTGTTTTTTGTAATCATAAAGTACCTCTaagatttaaagtaaaattttataaagtGGCAATTAGACCTGTTTTGTTATATGGAGTTGGATATTGGCTATGACGCGAGCACAttagcagaagatgagagttgcggAGATGAGaatattaaggtggatgtgcaGACATATAAGGATGAATAAgacaaaaaatgaaaatattaaagagAAAATCGAGGTTATATCTATTGACggacatgtttaagatggtacaaatATGTATGACCAATAAATGTTTCAGTTAAGCGATATGAACTATAACAAATATACATATTAAATGAGGAAGACTAAAAAATACTTTGTTAGTAAAAATAGAACaagattaaatttatttaaatataaataatgatatagtaggagatagagtcaAATGACGTAAAAGAATCCATATAACTGACCCCGCATAGTGGAATAAGGTTTGGTTGTTATTGTAATATCCTTTTCTAATAGTCCCAAGTGAATATGTTATGGCCCTGTCTTTCAGGGACGGAAATGCATTTGTACAAGCTCAGCTCAACAGGGAATCTACCAACCAAGATCCAAGCAACTTCTCTCAGGTTTTAACTCGTGCTTCTCTATTAATTTAGAGCTTCTCTAGGTCCCATGCATGCCTGTACTTGATTTGAGTTCGTTCTACTGTATTAGGTCACAATCTGCCAATTTACAGATTCAAATGTCAGAATCTATAAATTTTTTAGGTCAAAAAAGATTCTTAATCTACtctttaacttaatttgcaaACTTTTAGATATATAATGTTCATTATACAGTTCTGTTCCTTTGAGCGAATAATgtgtataaatattttttttgtccCTCTATTTGAGAGGAGAAATAAAAAGTCCATTTTATTTAATAGCTTAAGCTCATTTAgtaattttatgaaataaattgTCGTCGTATGAATGAATCGGGCTACACATAAACTACAATTAGCTTTGGTGATTCAGTGGTGCGGGTGTTATCTGATGTTTGATAATTAAGCCACGGGGTGGCTTGGATGAATCAATGCAACATACTTTTCTGGGCCATGGTTGGCTTGCCTTTGGATCCATAGGACCATAGCATAACTTGACAAACCTTTAgtcagattaaaaaaaaaaatctgaaacaaATAATTTTCGTTCCAATCTCGCTAGATAAAACTGTCTCTGTTATAGTTTGGTCAGAATACAACATACTTCTGAATTATATTACTTTTGACCTTgatatttttttgttattgttttaGAGTGATATTGACTTTCAACTTTTTATCTTGCACTGTGATGTGCCAGGGGGACCATCTGCATTTGTAGTATTGGAGATGCCAAAATATAGGAGAGCAATTAGCTGAacaacaaagaataaatcaaaaagtcttctttaaaaaaaattaccaagTGTTATACTTTTAGTCGGCATGCATGTTCTGCAATAATACATCCATATTTTCAGCAAAGAACACTGTTCACTTCATCTTGCAAATTACTTTCTCACTGTGATTACTGAAACAGTATTTATGATTCAATTAATTGTTCCAGGCACTTGGTCCATAAGCCACTCATGACCAGCTCTGCATGACATCTTGCTCCACTCTGCTCCGGAAGCCACAACACTCGGAATGATTTCCAATTTGTCTGTGCGAGAGAGGCACAATCTCAAGTCCCGGAGCAGCTCAAGATCTGCCTCGGTCTGACTTTTGAGACCCAACAGATGATTTTATATTCTCTTTTTTGAATCATTAAACGCAATGAATTTTCATGTGCAGTAGTGGCAATTATTTTTTTCTGTAAGCGACTTCAATTTGAAATGCAAGTTACACCTTTTCAAAACTGGCCTGTCATGATCATTATTTTATATGCGAGACAGGATAGAACGGTAATGCAATGTGGCCCCTTCATGTCGGCTCTTGCAAGAAAGACAACCACTAATGGAGATTGTACTCATCGAACTATTAAATCAGTTGAAGCATTGGATCTAATCCCAATCTTCAGGGATGTCGACTGACAGCGACTCTAATCACTGCAGGTTTAAGATAATGCGAGCTAATCATGCATGCACTACTATATATATAATCACCTGTGTTATTTTAATCGCAGAAGAATCTAATCATAGGATTAAGTTAAGGACTGAGGCAACGAAGGTTTGCCGCGTcgttataattatattttaagcCCTGTTGCATGCAGATGACTAAAGCTACAGACAGCTACAAGAGACGTGAAGCGAGGAGGATTGAGGAAGAAGAAACgaaacaagaatctgaaggccaaTTCGAGCTTAAGGGATGCGGCCAGAACATTGAACTTTGGGCAAGTTTTATCCAGGGAGGAAGCATCTGCAAGCTTGCGACGTCAAgtaaaagagaaagaaaacaagaggaAAAGGAGCTGTCCACTGCCTCATTCTGTGGATTGGGTGCACTGATTTAGCTTAAAGTATACAACGGTGGTGATTCCCAGTGGGACCTCCAAAACATTCTCTCAATCGTCTCCCCCATACTCGTTGATTGCTTATGTGAGTTTAGTCCACATTCTCTCAATTATCTCCCCCATACTTGTTGATTGCTTATGTGAGTTTAGTCCTCTCATCAAACAATTTCACATCAGTGCCAATGAGGTGAGATTTCACAGATAATGCAAAATATTGAATGTACTGTTTAAATAATGCAGATAGGGATTTCATCTGATTTTTCCATTCTTGCAAGTAGGTCACTGGACAGCAGacagatcaaaaaaaaaaaaaaaaaaaaaagcgagATCATACCTTTTCCATGTTGATCCTAGGAAATGGTTTCACAGAGATGATGATAACATTCTTAAAGATGTAATGTATGCCCCTCTCCTTAGTGGCTCCATCCAAGCCAGCATAATCTGTCTCTGCCATGGGTGGGTGGGAGTAGAGATGCCCCAGAAAGAGGCAGCTTGTGCCACTATTATCTCATGAACATGAGAACCAGGGCATCTTCAGACTGCTGGTGGAACTCACCACTCAACATAAATGAGTACTTTGAGAAAAATGCACGAGAAAGCAAGTGGTCCCTAAAGTCATCCTATTCCTTGCGAAAACAATAGGTTTAGCTGGACGATAAGCATACACATCCAATTCCATACTTCGTGATCCCATGAGCATCATGCTTTCTCCTTTTTCTGCCCCTTTATCTTATTGGATTTCTTGAGTTTGGATGAGCTGATGGTAGGCAACATCGCGAGAAGATGTCACTGTTTTCGTGGTGTTGGAGCTAGAGGATATTTTTTGGGAAGGAAGATGCACAGAGACATGGTTGCATTAGCATTTTCAGCAATCAAGTAGACTAATGATCATCATTATTATTTCATGGTAAATAAAAAATATGTGATATGGATCTTCTACACAATAGAATAACAAGTGCCATTATATTTTCTCGAGTTTTCTAGTTCAACTGGAGACTTGAGCTTCTCATCTTTCATGGTGTACATAACAAATGCTGGTTTCAGAAGACACTTGGTATCAATAACTTTCTTTCTCCTGGCTTCTGGCTTCTGGCACAATTTCAGCAGGCTCCTGATGTGAAGTTTGGCCATCAACCTATTCgaaattttttacaaaatggATATCATCTTTCATCACAGACTGATATGAGTGAAGTGCTTCGAACTTACCAGATCTGTTGTTCCGTATACTTGCACCAGGAGCTCCTCCAGCACTGGCTGGTGAACTGCTATTAGGTGCTGCTGCAGACTTGTTCATCTGTACCAAGTGAGATCCATATGTACAATAGTTTGCCGCCTAGAATTACAGACACATTGGTTCATCTTTGAGCGATAGCCACACTGATCGATAATTTAAGAATTTAGTTAAACTACAAACCTGAGGTGGTGGCATCATATGCATGCTAAGATATCTGGCATATGATTCAGGAAGATGAATATTCTGCATCTGGCTCGGAAAGTTTACTGCACCCAAGGCTGGGGAGGGAAATATGGAGCTCTGATTTGAGCTGGAAGCTGGGGGTACTGTTTGATTGACTAATGGAACTCTTGGCAATTGGACTGCAGTAGGAAGCGTCGGAATGGGAGGGTGacccattcccattcccattcccattccgatGCCTGAAATGTATTGTTGAACTCCAGGAAACATCATTGATGCCATGCCACTCCCCATCCACACCATCTGATGCACGGTTAATACAAGATTGGCACCAATTGAAAGTAATAATGTGGAACGAAGCATGAAAAAAGATACCAAATTACAAACCTGAACTTGCAGTTGAAGTGATTTCAGGTATTCAATTGCTTCGTCTAGCATCGAAGCTTtatctgtctgaaattttgaatTATAATGGTAAAGCTAAGTCAGTGAACTTGTCCCAATCTATTTGATATGCTGGAAAAGATAATTCAGGTGAATGGTTTACCTTATTGCAATGAGGTATGAGCTCCTGCAGGGCCTTCATTTTTTCATTAATCCTGTCTCTTCTTTTCTACACAATTCAACAAAAATTTTAAAGGACATAAACAAGAATCAACATGCTTGAGTAAAGCATCTTACCCTCTCTGAGAGATTGTGGACTTCTGCAGCACGACTTCTGCGTTTAGCCATCGGTCTTTGAGTTGGCTTCTTTTCCTCAATTGATTCATACTCAGCGTCCTGCAAGTTTTACAAGCTTCAACAACATCCAACTCCATTAAAGTATAAAGAAAAAGCAATCAAAAGAATTTGCAGCTATTTCCCTTATTAATAAGTTACCTCGCTTTGACACACAGAATCTTCCACCTCCCTGGCCTTCCTCTTGTGGCTTTGGTTACTCGCGTTTTTCTGTGCTCTTCCAAAACTACAGCCAGAACCACCTGATGATGATGTTAGAGCAGCCTCATGCGGTTTCGATTGAAGTCTGTCCGACAACAACCTCATTCCAGTGTCCTCTTTAAGTCCTGCCCAAGTTCCAGCTCCATCATTGCTTAAAGTATTCCTTGGATCCGTCTGGGCTTGGACTTGATTGCTTCCGCAGTTGCTTGATCCAACAGTCATCATCGAAGACTCGCCCGCCTTCAAGTTGCTTCCTGATCCTTTGTGTCCCAGTCGACAGCTTGAGGATCCTATATCGGCCTTCATCTTCGACAATTGAGAAAAGTTTGGAAGGCTTGCGTTATCTAAGCAGGAAGACTGAGGTGTAGAGCCCAAACAATGTGACTTCGGAGGCGGCATGACATGTTCTTGAGAGCTAGGAGTGGTCTGCTTAGCATCAGATGCTGCAAAATCATTGTTGCTATCATTGGTGGAACCGAATTTGAGGAACCTgtgttcctcctcctcctcctccatcaaCTCCTTGCTTATTTTCTCGGTTTCGGCAGTTGTCACAATTTCAGGGAAGAACTCAGAGCAGAATTCCCTTTCAAACGGGTCGTCAAAGGGGTACTGGAACCACGACGCAGATTCAGGCTCTTGGATCAAGTTGCTGGAGTTGCCGAGGGACTGTTCATGTCTCTGAGGCTGTTTGAATTCACTGTAGGCAGGCGCCCTTCGGTGTGTTTGGCTGTGCATAACAACATGCCCATTTCTCCACAACAACTCAACAAGCTCATTCTCCGGCCTGCAAGAATGGAAGAACATCAGATTGAAAATCCATGGACTAAAACCTGAATTTGAAAATTAGGGTGGGGAA
Coding sequences within it:
- the LOC122015796 gene encoding transcription factor PHYTOCHROME INTERACTING FACTOR-LIKE 13-like isoform X1, whose translation is MNQYVPGWTVADDSGCLTDLLPTSSQKKPMGPENELVELLWRNGHVVMHSQTHRRAPAYSEFKQPQRHEQSLGNSSNLIQEPESASWFQYPFDDPFEREFCSEFFPEIVTTAETEKISKELMEEEEEEHRFLKFGSTNDSNNDFAASDAKQTTPSSQEHVMPPPKSHCLGSTPQSSCLDNASLPNFSQLSKMKADIGSSSCRLGHKGSGSNLKAGESSMMTVGSSNCGSNQVQAQTDPRNTLSNDGAGTWAGLKEDTGMRLLSDRLQSKPHEAALTSSSGGSGCSFGRAQKNASNQSHKRKAREVEDSVCQSEDAEYESIEEKKPTQRPMAKRRSRAAEVHNLSERKRRDRINEKMKALQELIPHCNKTDKASMLDEAIEYLKSLQLQVQMVWMGSGMASMMFPGVQQYISGIGMGMGMGMGHPPIPTLPTAVQLPRVPLVNQTVPPASSSNQSSIFPSPALGAVNFPSQMQNIHLPESYARYLSMHMMPPPQAANYCTYGSHLVQMNKSAAAPNSSSPASAGGAPGASIRNNRSG
- the LOC122015796 gene encoding transcription factor PHYTOCHROME INTERACTING FACTOR-LIKE 13-like isoform X2, whose protein sequence is MNQYVPGWTVADDSGCLTDLLPTSSQKKPMGPENELVELLWRNGHVVMHSQTHRRAPAYSEFKQPQRHEQSLGNSSNLIQEPESASWFQYPFDDPFEREFCSEFFPEIVTTAETEKISKELMEEEEEEHRFLKFGSTNDSNNDFAASDAKQTTPSSQEHVMPPPKSHCLGSTPQSSCLDNASLPNFSQLSKMKADIGSSSCRLGHKGSGSNLKAGESSMMTVGSSNCGSNQVQAQTDPRNTLSNDGAGTWAGLKEDTGMRLLSDRLQSKPHEAALTSSSGGSGCSFGRAQKNASNQSHKRKAREVEDSVCQSEDAEYESIEEKKPTQRPMAKRRSRAAEVHNLSERKRRDRINEKMKALQELIPHCNKTDKASMLDEAIEYLKSLQLQVQMVWMGSGMASMMFPGVQQYISGIGMGMGMGMGHPPIPTLPTAVQLPRVPLVNQTVPPASSSNQSSIFPSPALGAVNFPSQMQNIHLPESYARYLSMHMMPPPQMNKSAAAPNSSSPASAGGAPGASIRNNRSG